From a single Asticcacaulis sp. MM231 genomic region:
- a CDS encoding primosomal protein N', whose protein sequence is MSPAPPDPSLFNEKLTTIVKVVVLAPMAEALDYALPAGMSLAAGEHVIVPLGHAKVRGLVIGFETPETHEDLSRLKAVLAKLDDPIVPEASLTFWLWAAGWTLTPPGIFLNGCLRALKIPRAAPKQGYVLTGEQPGRMTKARQAVLDTALVPMGLGDLAMAAGVSTGVVSALEKEGVLRKVDLAREEVWPQPNPDFAPARLNDSQGAAHQLLRMEQDKHAFAPVLLDGVTGSGKTEVYLESVADLLRSDPDAQVLILLPEIALTQAVLGRLEARFGVEVAQWHANISNGNRRRIWEGVAKGHVRLVVGARSALFLPYQRLGLIVVDEEHDGSYKQEEGARYHARDLAVFRARLDGAMVILASATPSLETLTNAEKGRYAWIRLEQRHGIAQLPDISLIDMKVHTPAKGGRGEQMWLSDTLVGEIIATLRRQEQVLLFLNRRGYAPLVLCKACGEKMTSPNTDSWLVEHRASGRLVCHLTGFSMRKPKTCPHCGAQDSLISVGPGVERILEEVHARFPEARAEVFSSDTTPDAASSASLIKRIEDNEIDIIIATQAAAKGHNFPNLTLVGIVDADLGLKGGDLRAAERTFQLLAQATGRAGRKLKPGKAVLQTYTPEHPVMQALAHQDRDAFYAYELMSREIAKFPPFGRLAALILSAKDQNLLNRFSRELALFIPNTEGVDVYGPADAPLALVRGQWRKRFLVRADRNRDLQAFVNHWLAAIKRPNAIRLVVDIDPYSFL, encoded by the coding sequence ATGAGTCCGGCCCCTCCCGATCCTTCCCTTTTCAATGAAAAATTAACCACGATCGTTAAGGTCGTTGTGCTGGCGCCGATGGCCGAGGCGCTGGATTACGCCCTGCCGGCCGGTATGTCCTTAGCGGCCGGTGAGCATGTGATCGTGCCGCTGGGCCATGCCAAGGTGCGCGGTCTGGTGATCGGCTTTGAGACACCGGAAACCCATGAGGATCTGTCGCGCCTCAAGGCGGTGCTGGCGAAACTCGATGATCCGATCGTGCCGGAAGCCAGCCTCACTTTCTGGCTTTGGGCGGCCGGCTGGACCCTGACCCCGCCCGGCATCTTCCTCAATGGCTGCCTGCGCGCGCTGAAAATTCCGCGCGCTGCCCCCAAACAGGGCTATGTGCTGACCGGCGAACAGCCTGGCCGCATGACCAAGGCCAGACAGGCCGTGCTCGATACGGCGCTGGTGCCCATGGGGCTTGGCGATCTGGCCATGGCAGCCGGCGTCTCGACCGGCGTGGTGTCGGCACTGGAAAAGGAAGGCGTGCTGCGTAAGGTCGATCTGGCGCGCGAAGAGGTGTGGCCGCAGCCCAATCCTGATTTCGCGCCGGCCCGTCTCAATGACTCGCAAGGCGCGGCGCATCAGCTTTTGCGCATGGAACAGGACAAACACGCCTTCGCGCCGGTCCTGCTCGATGGCGTTACCGGATCGGGCAAGACCGAGGTCTATCTCGAATCCGTCGCCGATCTGCTGCGCTCTGATCCTGACGCACAGGTGCTGATCCTGCTGCCGGAAATCGCCCTGACTCAAGCCGTGCTGGGGCGGCTTGAGGCGCGCTTCGGCGTCGAGGTGGCGCAATGGCACGCCAATATCTCCAACGGTAACCGCAGGCGCATCTGGGAAGGCGTGGCCAAGGGGCATGTGCGGCTGGTGGTCGGCGCGCGCTCGGCGCTGTTCCTGCCCTATCAGCGCCTGGGCCTGATCGTGGTCGATGAAGAACATGACGGCTCTTACAAGCAGGAAGAAGGCGCGCGTTACCATGCCCGCGATCTGGCGGTTTTCCGCGCAAGGCTCGATGGCGCCATGGTCATCCTCGCCTCGGCCACGCCGTCGCTGGAAACCCTGACCAATGCCGAAAAGGGCCGTTACGCCTGGATACGGCTGGAACAGCGCCACGGCATCGCGCAACTGCCCGATATATCCCTGATCGACATGAAGGTGCACACGCCGGCCAAGGGCGGACGCGGCGAGCAGATGTGGCTGTCCGACACGCTGGTGGGCGAGATCATCGCCACCCTGCGTCGGCAGGAACAGGTGTTGCTGTTCCTCAACCGTCGCGGCTATGCGCCACTGGTGCTGTGCAAGGCGTGCGGCGAGAAGATGACCTCGCCCAATACCGATAGCTGGCTGGTCGAGCACCGCGCCTCGGGGCGGTTGGTCTGTCACCTGACCGGCTTTTCTATGCGCAAGCCCAAAACCTGTCCGCATTGCGGGGCGCAAGATAGTCTGATCTCGGTCGGGCCGGGGGTGGAGCGGATTCTGGAAGAGGTGCACGCGCGCTTTCCGGAGGCACGCGCCGAGGTGTTCTCGTCCGACACCACGCCGGATGCCGCCTCATCGGCTTCCCTGATCAAGCGGATCGAAGACAACGAGATCGATATCATTATCGCCACCCAGGCGGCCGCTAAGGGGCATAACTTCCCCAACCTGACGCTGGTCGGGATTGTTGATGCCGATCTGGGGCTGAAAGGCGGGGACTTGCGCGCCGCCGAGCGCACCTTCCAGCTATTGGCGCAGGCCACCGGACGGGCGGGGCGCAAGCTCAAGCCGGGCAAGGCGGTGCTGCAAACCTATACGCCGGAACATCCGGTGATGCAGGCCTTAGCGCATCAGGACCGTGATGCCTTCTATGCCTATGAGTTGATGTCGCGCGAGATCGCCAAGTTCCCGCCGTTCGGGCGGCTGGCGGCGCTGATCCTCTCTGCCAAGGACCAGAACCTGCTCAATCGCTTTTCGCGTGAACTGGCGCTGTTTATTCCCAATACCGAAGGGGTCGATGTTTACGGCCCGGCGGATGCGCCGCTGGCTCTGGTGCGCGGGCAATGGCGCAAGCGTTTCCTTGTGCGTGCTGACCGTAACCGCGATTTGCAGGCCTTTGTGAACCACTGGCTGGCGGCGATCAAACGCCCCAACGCCATCCGGCTGGTGGTCGATATCGACCCCTATAGTTTTCTGTGA
- a CDS encoding DUF484 family protein, with protein sequence MSSDGGLTSLDLDDWQALRRHLVRNASEFAPEIARDKALLEALGLQPKSRHLIDFGPAALSRLEARAMKDFDVRRQLEMTAKANFDAQSQTHGMTLNLMEARNHSDLARRLNDEARNRFGLVAATIALEDTAPVPLGWKTLDYGGVDYIVGENGLSLLGPDAVCRVLFDDDVKRIKSAAVLRIALWREGRPGLVAFGSSDFDGFSPDMGAELVAFVARVVERVADRWPVLA encoded by the coding sequence ATGAGCTCCGACGGTGGCCTGACCTCCCTTGATCTCGACGACTGGCAGGCCCTGCGCCGCCATCTCGTTCGTAATGCGTCCGAATTCGCCCCGGAAATCGCCCGCGACAAGGCGCTGCTCGAAGCGCTCGGCCTCCAGCCCAAATCGCGTCATCTGATCGATTTCGGCCCCGCCGCGCTGTCGCGTCTGGAAGCCCGCGCCATGAAGGATTTCGATGTGCGCCGGCAGTTGGAAATGACCGCCAAGGCCAATTTCGACGCCCAGAGCCAGACCCACGGCATGACGCTGAACCTAATGGAGGCGCGCAATCATTCCGATCTGGCCCGCCGCCTCAATGATGAAGCACGCAACCGCTTCGGTCTCGTCGCCGCCACCATCGCGCTCGAAGACACCGCGCCGGTGCCGCTGGGCTGGAAAACGCTCGATTACGGCGGGGTTGACTATATCGTCGGCGAAAACGGCCTGTCGCTGCTTGGCCCCGACGCCGTTTGCCGCGTGCTGTTCGATGACGACGTCAAGCGCATCAAATCGGCCGCCGTGCTGCGCATCGCCCTGTGGCGCGAAGGCCGCCCCGGCCTCGTCGCTTTCGGATCGAGCGATTTTGACGGCTTCTCGCCGGACATGGGCGCCGAACTGGTCGCCTTCGTGGCGCGCGTGGTCGAGCGCGTGGCGGACCGCTGGCCGGTTTTGGCGTAA
- a CDS encoding tyrosine recombinase XerC, whose protein sequence is MTPSLFDAQIRWISWLKDQKRCSPRTLEAYAHALRYYLDHLSTSLRTDLTLEDVVTVSSGDIRGWMAHLRGKDEPLSARSLAQHLSAIKSFHSFLDLHFDMPNAQVALMRGPRLKATLPRPLTQDQTLGLLHENQMDSDRDDWENARDEAVYMLLYGLGLRISEALSLQVKDAPLGDTLRIVGKGNKMRALPVLAAVRDAIEAYRAQQPFTLQPQDKLFRAKRGGELSPRHVQASVQHLRSRLGLSDRATPHALRHSFATHLLGSGADLRSIQELLGHVSLSTTQKYTQVDTEKLLSAYAAAHPKG, encoded by the coding sequence GTGACCCCCTCCCTTTTCGATGCCCAGATCCGCTGGATAAGCTGGCTCAAGGACCAGAAGCGCTGCTCGCCGCGCACGCTGGAAGCCTATGCCCACGCCCTGCGCTACTATCTCGATCATTTGAGCACCTCCCTGCGCACCGACCTGACGCTGGAAGATGTCGTGACCGTCTCCTCGGGCGATATTCGCGGCTGGATGGCCCACCTCCGCGGCAAGGATGAGCCCTTGTCGGCGCGATCCCTGGCCCAGCACCTCTCGGCCATCAAGTCGTTTCACAGCTTCCTCGACCTGCATTTCGACATGCCCAACGCCCAGGTGGCGCTGATGCGCGGCCCGCGCCTGAAAGCCACACTGCCGCGCCCGCTCACGCAGGATCAGACCCTGGGCCTGCTCCACGAAAATCAGATGGACTCGGACCGTGACGACTGGGAAAACGCCCGCGACGAGGCCGTCTATATGCTGCTCTATGGTCTGGGCCTGCGCATTTCCGAAGCGCTCTCGCTACAGGTAAAGGACGCCCCGCTTGGTGATACCCTGCGCATCGTCGGCAAGGGCAACAAGATGCGCGCCCTGCCGGTGCTGGCCGCCGTGCGCGACGCCATTGAGGCCTATCGCGCGCAGCAGCCCTTTACGCTCCAGCCGCAAGACAAACTGTTTCGCGCCAAACGCGGCGGCGAACTGTCACCGCGCCATGTTCAGGCCAGTGTCCAGCACCTGCGCTCGCGGCTGGGTTTGAGCGATCGCGCCACGCCACACGCCCTGCGCCATTCCTTCGCCACCCACCTGCTCGGTTCCGGCGCCGACCTGCGCTCCATTCAGGAACTGCTCGGCCACGTGTCGCTCTCCACCACGCAGAAATACACCCAGGTCGATACCGAGAAACTGCTCAGCGCCTATGCCGCGGCGCATCCTAAGGGATAA